The segment GCCTGGCCCGGATCGAATGCCCCGATGGTTGGGTTCGCCAGGTCGGTCCGAACACGTTCGACGCCGAACTGGCCATGAGGGCCACGGACCTTCCCTTCGACGAACAGCTCCGGCTCGCCCTACCTCCAGAGTGGCAGGCGACCTGGAACCTTCTGAACCCGATGGGCAAGGCCACGCTCGACGCGGCCATCCAGGTCAAGGGAAACGAGAACCATACCAGGCTGGCGGTCCGGCCCGATCCCGGCACGTCGATCAGCCTGCGCTTCACCCCCGCCCCCGACGAGCCGGGCGGCCCCGACCCTCCTCCGCTGGAACTGCCGGCGATGGAGGCGATCGACGGCCTGTTCGTCTACGACGACGGCCTGGTGACGATGGACGACGTCTCGTTCCAGTTCCGAGGCTCTCCCGTCCGTTTTCGATCCGGGGCGGTGAACCTGGAGCCTGACGGCCGCTTCGGCCTCTCGGTCGATGACCTGCGCGTGGCCCGATTCCGGCTCGACGCCGAGCTGAGAAAGCTGATGCCCTCGGTCATGGCCGAGTTCGCCCGACGGCTCGACGAAAGCCCGGCCATCCCTTCGATGCGAGGCGATCTGCGGCTCGGCTGGTCGGGACAGCCGGGCGACCCCGCCTACGTCGAATGGGCCAACGGCCTGATCGTCCTCAACGGTCAGACGATCCGCACGAGCATCCCCCTGGAGGCGATTCACGGGCGGCTCGTCGATTTCGCCGGTCGCTTCGACGGCCGATCGCTCGGGCTGTCCGGCCTGATCGACCTCGATAGCCTGACGATCGCCGGTCAGCAGGTGACGCAGGTCCGCTCTCCGCTGGTGATCGACGGTCAGTCCGCTCGCCTCGAAGCGATCGAGGGAGACTTGCTCGGCGGTCGCCTGACCGGGCAGGTCGGCCTCGGCATGGACGAGCAGCCCGAGTACAACGCCACCCTGGCCGTTGCCAATGCCGACCTCGCCCGGTTCACCGCCTCGCTGCCCGGGAAGCAGAGCTTCCGGGGGTTGCTCTCAGGGATGATCACCTTCAGCGGGATCGGCAACGAGATGCGATCGGTCAGCGGTTCCGGAGACTTTCGCGTTTCCGAAGGAGACCTGGGCGATCTGCCCGTTGCCCTGCGGTTCTTCAAGGTCCTCAACACCTTGGAGATCGGCGCCCCGTCCAGTGAAACGGCCTTCGACACGGCCGAGGTCTCGGTCCGGATCGAGAACGGCCTGGCCTACCTCGATCCGATCCTCCTGACCGGCGACGCCATCAGCCTTCGAGGGGGCGGTACGATGGACCTGCGCGGTCAACTCGACCTGCGTTTGCGGATCATGTACGGCCGAGGCGGCTTCCGCATCCCCTTGCTCAGCGATGCCTTCCGCGAGGCCGGCGGCCAGATTGCCGACATCCGGGTGACCGGCCCGGCCTCCTTCCCCTTGTTCCGCCCCGAGGTCCTGCCCGGCGGTCAGTGGGTCTTGCGGACCCTCGGCTCAGGGATGTTCAACGCCAGCACTCGGGACGATCGCCCCTCGGTCTTCCGCCGCTGACGGAAAACCGCCGCAACTGGTCCCATCTGGCAATTCAGGCCGAACCGCGCTACGATCATGGTGTGCTCATCTTGCGAAAGCGGGAGGCGAACGTGCGCGGGTTTCGCCGGGATTTTTCGGGGTTCGCTGCGCATTTCTTTTAAATTCGGGAAGAATTGCGGCGCGGAATTCCCGATTCAGGGCGATCCGCATGGCGGCCTTGAACGCTGAGTGATCGACACCCAGGTGGCAACGTGTCTCGGCCTCTCCCTTGGGTGGATCGGGTCGGCACGGACCGTTTGATTGGTCGAGCGAGTGACGCGACGATGAATGTCGAGCCAACACGCCCGCGGCGGTGGGTGCTACGCGTCGCGGTCGGACTGGCGAGCGTGGCCGGGCTGATCGTCGTGATCCGCTGGAGCCTGACCCCCTCGGATGAGCGCCGATGGGAGGCGATTGAGCAGGCCGTGCAGCGGCAGCAATGGGACGACGCCGAGCGTCGGCTCGGCTCGTGGGTCGCTCGGCATCCGAACGACGCGCGAGCCTGGCTCCTGCGAGGGCAAGCGCTGACGAGTCTCGGTCGAGACGACGAGGCCCAGGCGGCCCTCGATCGGATTCCCGAGAACGACCCCGCCTGGCTTCAGGCCCAGATGGGCCTCGGCACGATCGCCATGCAGCGGCACGATCGCATTGAGGCCGAGCGCGCCTTCCGAGCCGTCATGGAGCGCGAACCAGAGGCGATCGAGCCGAAGGTCCGATTGCTCGGTCTGTTGCTCATCCAGCGCAGGCAGGAGGAGGCAAGGGCCTTGCTCTGGGATGTCTTCCGGCAGTCCGGCGACCCTCGCCAACTCGTCTCGCTCACCAACATTGCCCTGGAAGACCGCCATCAGGAAATCTTCCGCGACCTCGCCGGCGACGGCGACCGCCTGCGAAAGGAGCTGGAACCGTACCTTGATCGGTCGCCCAACGATCCCTGGCTGCGGCGAGGTCGGGGGCTTCTCCGCCTGGAGCAAGGGGACCCGGCCGGAGCGTTGGCCGATCTTGAATTGGCGAACCGGGTGATGGACGACGACCCCGCGGTCCGACTGGCCCTGGCCGAGTGCCGGATCGTGCTGGGAGCGTCGGATCAGGCGATCGAGGCCCTCGGCCCTCAGCCCGATCGGCCGATCGAGCAGGCCCGCTGGTGGATTCTCCGCGGCCTGGTTGAGCAGGATCGCCAGCGAGATGATGAGGCGATCGCCTGCTTTCGTGAAGCGGTCAAGGCCGATCCGGAGCACCTGGGCGCCCACTACCGGCTCGGCCGTGCCCTGGTCCGCGCCGGGCTCGACGCCGAGGCCGCTCCGATCCTCGATCAAGCCGAGGCGATCCGGGCTCGCATGATCGCCATGAAAACGCTTCTTGATGATCGGCTCGGCGATCTGAGGGACGCCGAGCCTTGCGTCGAACTCGCCCGCCTTTGCCTCGCATCGAGCATGCCCGTCGAGGCTCGGGCCTGGTTCGCGCACGCCAGCCGCGTCGATCCCTTCCATCGCGAGGCGCAGGAGGCGATTGCCCAGCTTGGCGAGGTGGTGCCCGAGGTTCCTAGAGTTCCTCGGCTGAAGCACGATCTCGTCGAGCAGCCGGAGCATGCCGAGACCGCCGATCAATCCTTGTCGATCTCCGGCGCTCGCTTCGTCGACGAGGCCACGAGCCGGGGGCTCATCTTCCCGTACGACAGTGGGGCTCAGGGGGACCTGTTCATCGCCGACATGATGGGCGGCGGCGTCGGCCTGATCGATTTCGACAACGATGGCTGGCTCGATGTCTACCTCGTCAACGGCTGCCCCTTACCCGTCGATCGGGAGCATCCGCCCGCGCCGAATCGACTGTTTCACAACACGGGTGATGGAATGTTTGTCGATGTGACTGCCTCGGCCGGGGTCGGTGGTCGAGGCTACGGCATGGGATGCGCGGTGGGCGACATCGACACCGACGGCTTTGACGACCTGTTCGTCACCGGGTTCGGCTCGACGGTCCTGTACCACAACAACGGCGACGGGACCTTCACCGACATCACCGAATCGGCCGGAGTTGGCTCCGATCGCTGGAGCACGGCCGCCGGGTTTGCCGACCTGGACCGCGACAGTGATCTCGACCTGTTCGTCGTCACCTACGTCGAGGCCGACCCAAGCACCGCCCCGGAGTGCCGCGATGCCTCGGGCCGTCGCATCCACTGTCCTCCCGGCCGGTTCCCTGCGCAGAAGGAGTTGCTCTTTCGCAACAACGGCGACCTGACCTTCACTGATGTCTCGGCCGAGGCCGGTGTGGAGCGTCCCGACGGTCAGGCGCTCGGCCTGGCGATTGCCGACTTCGACATCGATGGATGGCTCGATCTGTTCGTCGCCAACGACATCACCCCCGACTTTCTCTTGCTCAACCGGGGCGACCTGCGGTTTGAGGAGGTCGGCATTGCATCTGGAGCCGCCTTTGACGGTGCCGGTCGAGCGACGGCCAGCATGGGAGTGGTGGCCGACGACCTCGACGGCGACGGCTTGATCGACCTGTTCCACACCAACTTTCGCAACGAGCCGAACACCTTTTTGCGCAATCTGGGCGGTGGTCAGTTCGCCGACGCAACCTCCGGCTCGGGGCTCGACGGTCCAAGTTTGGCCGTCACCGGCTTCGGCGCCGTGGCCATCGACGCCGAGAACAACGGCACGCTCGATCTGTTTGTTGCCAACGGCCACGTGTTTGATCAACCCTGGATCAACCAGCCGATGGCCCAGCTTCCCCACTGGTACACAGGGAAGGGGAATGGCCGCTATCAGGTGGCAAGCCCTGAGTCAGTGGGCCCGTATTTTTCCCGAGCAGTTGTCGGCCGCGGTGTGGCCAGCGGCGACCTCGACAACGACGGCCGGGTGGACCTTGTGGTCGTGCATCGTGACGAGCCGGCGAGCCTTCTGCACAACGTCTCGCCCGATCCGGGCCACTGGCTCGGCGTGAAGTTGATCGGCTCGGCTTCAGGTCCCTTGCCGGTCGGGGCTCGGGTCGTTTGCCGGGCCGGTGATCGGACCCTCACTCGATGGCAAACCAGCGGCACGAGCTACCTGGCCTCGTCCGACCCCCGCCTCTGGTTTGGCCTCGGATCGGCCGAGGCGATCGAGGCGCTGGAGGTCCACTGGCCGTCGGGAACAATGCACCGCTTCGACGATCTTCCCGTCGATCGCATCGTCCAGATCCGCGAATCGGACGGGCGGATTGTCGAGGCGGTGCCAGGGCAAGCTCCCTGACGGTCGTCTTCGGAGTCAGCGGTCCTGATCGGTGTCGTGGCGGGCCTCGCCGGTCATGGGAACGAAGGAGACGGGGGCGATCGACTCGCGGGTGATCGTGCCGTCAAAGGCTTTCTCGATTCGAACCAGCTCCTGGCCGAACCCTTCCCCGACCGGAAGAATCAGCCGACCGCCAGGGGCGAGCTGTGCGATCAGGGGCCTGGGAATTTCTGGTGGAGAGGCGGCGACGATGATCAGGTCGAACGGGGCAGCCTCGGGCCAGCCTCGATACCCGTCGCCGTGCCGCACCTCGACATTGCGGTAGCCGAGTCGGGCGAGGCGTGCTCGGGCCGAATCGGCTAATTCTTCGTGAATCTCGATGCTGTAGACCTCATCGACCAGCTCGGCAAGCACGGCGGCCTGGTAGCCCGAGCCCGTGCCGACATCCAGCGCTCGATCTCCGGGTTGCGGGCGGGCGAGCTGGGTCATCAGCGCCACGATGTACGGCTGCGAGATCGTCTGATCCTTTTCGATCGGCAACGGTCGATCGGCGTAGGCCAGGTCACGATAATCCTCCGGAACGAACTCGTGGCGGGGGACTCGGGCCATCACCTCCAGCACCTGAGGGTCGTCGATATCTCGGGCGTGGAGCTGGCGATCGACCATGCTCGCGCGCTGCCGGGCGTACTCGTCGTCTCCTCCGGTGGGCGGGCCGTCACCCGAGGGGGGGCGGCCCGATTCCCCGGGGACGCAGGCCAGCACCGGTCCCAGGCTGATCAACCACCCGAGCAATCTCACAAACGACGGTTGGAAGGTCGCAAGGCTTGGAGCATTCATCGGAGGGCTCCTTACTCAACACAAAAGAACGCGACACTTCGGAATCGGAAGTCGATCGGTCAACATCTCGGCTCGTCTCGATGAGATTCGGTGGGGGAATCACGGAGACGCCAGACGCTCAATTTCCTCCTCTGCCAGCGCCCGACGGTGCAGGCGAACCTCGGCGAGCCGCCCCCGAAACGGTGCGTTCGGACCCGAGCCGATCCGCAAGGGCACCTCGGTCGAGAGGTCAAAGGCGCCGGAGCCGTCAATCGTCTCCGATGCGACGGGCCTGCCGTCAACGAACAGGCGGAGCGTCTCTCCCGATCGCACCGCCGCGACATGGTGCCAGCCGTCGGGGAAGGTCTGATTCCAGGAGGTCATCGCCCCGGCTCGGTAGGCAAAGACCTGACCCGAAGGCAAGGTCGAAACGAACAGGCGGCCGGCGTGCTCGGCCATCGTCCAGGCGCGGCGATAGACGACGTCGGGCGTCGTGTCGAGCTGGGTCAAGAGCCGCCAGTCCTGCCCCCCCTCGTATCGGTACACCTGGGCCAGCGGAAGCGACCCGGCCATCAATCGGCCGTTGTGGGGGAGCATGCCCATCACCTCCAATTCCTCGCCGAGGCGGCCCACATCGACCCAATCCCCTCGCTCGCCGAGTCGGTAAACCCGACCGCTTCGCCAGG is part of the Tautonia marina genome and harbors:
- a CDS encoding FG-GAP-like repeat-containing protein; amino-acid sequence: MNVEPTRPRRWVLRVAVGLASVAGLIVVIRWSLTPSDERRWEAIEQAVQRQQWDDAERRLGSWVARHPNDARAWLLRGQALTSLGRDDEAQAALDRIPENDPAWLQAQMGLGTIAMQRHDRIEAERAFRAVMEREPEAIEPKVRLLGLLLIQRRQEEARALLWDVFRQSGDPRQLVSLTNIALEDRHQEIFRDLAGDGDRLRKELEPYLDRSPNDPWLRRGRGLLRLEQGDPAGALADLELANRVMDDDPAVRLALAECRIVLGASDQAIEALGPQPDRPIEQARWWILRGLVEQDRQRDDEAIACFREAVKADPEHLGAHYRLGRALVRAGLDAEAAPILDQAEAIRARMIAMKTLLDDRLGDLRDAEPCVELARLCLASSMPVEARAWFAHASRVDPFHREAQEAIAQLGEVVPEVPRVPRLKHDLVEQPEHAETADQSLSISGARFVDEATSRGLIFPYDSGAQGDLFIADMMGGGVGLIDFDNDGWLDVYLVNGCPLPVDREHPPAPNRLFHNTGDGMFVDVTASAGVGGRGYGMGCAVGDIDTDGFDDLFVTGFGSTVLYHNNGDGTFTDITESAGVGSDRWSTAAGFADLDRDSDLDLFVVTYVEADPSTAPECRDASGRRIHCPPGRFPAQKELLFRNNGDLTFTDVSAEAGVERPDGQALGLAIADFDIDGWLDLFVANDITPDFLLLNRGDLRFEEVGIASGAAFDGAGRATASMGVVADDLDGDGLIDLFHTNFRNEPNTFLRNLGGGQFADATSGSGLDGPSLAVTGFGAVAIDAENNGTLDLFVANGHVFDQPWINQPMAQLPHWYTGKGNGRYQVASPESVGPYFSRAVVGRGVASGDLDNDGRVDLVVVHRDEPASLLHNVSPDPGHWLGVKLIGSASGPLPVGARVVCRAGDRTLTRWQTSGTSYLASSDPRLWFGLGSAEAIEALEVHWPSGTMHRFDDLPVDRIVQIRESDGRIVEAVPGQAP
- a CDS encoding protein-L-isoaspartate(D-aspartate) O-methyltransferase — its product is MNAPSLATFQPSFVRLLGWLISLGPVLACVPGESGRPPSGDGPPTGGDDEYARQRASMVDRQLHARDIDDPQVLEVMARVPRHEFVPEDYRDLAYADRPLPIEKDQTISQPYIVALMTQLARPQPGDRALDVGTGSGYQAAVLAELVDEVYSIEIHEELADSARARLARLGYRNVEVRHGDGYRGWPEAAPFDLIIVAASPPEIPRPLIAQLAPGGRLILPVGEGFGQELVRIEKAFDGTITRESIAPVSFVPMTGEARHDTDQDR